One genomic window of Trichlorobacter lovleyi includes the following:
- a CDS encoding tetratricopeptide repeat protein, whose translation MDDQQAEAAEREYQRACRALDSGNVLAALLLLEAALRQQDNLQWYAMLGYCVARERGQVARGTELCRSALERFPENPEHYYYYARLLLMAGQKAEAVQVLRQGLAHGESPAILNLLQELGTRKPPPIRWLHRNNPLNKYLGILLARTGLR comes from the coding sequence ATGGACGATCAACAGGCTGAGGCGGCTGAACGGGAGTACCAGCGGGCCTGCCGGGCGCTGGATTCCGGCAATGTGCTGGCGGCGTTGCTGCTGCTGGAGGCTGCCCTGCGGCAGCAGGACAATCTGCAGTGGTATGCCATGCTGGGATACTGTGTTGCCCGTGAGCGGGGGCAGGTCGCCCGTGGCACGGAGCTGTGCCGTTCTGCGCTGGAGCGGTTCCCTGAAAACCCTGAACATTACTATTACTATGCCAGGCTGTTGTTGATGGCGGGGCAGAAGGCCGAGGCGGTGCAGGTGTTGCGGCAGGGGCTGGCCCATGGCGAAAGCCCTGCCATTCTGAATCTGCTGCAGGAACTGGGCACCCGCAAGCCGCCGCCAATCCGCTGGTTGCATCGCAATAATCCCCTCAATAAATATCTGGGCATCCTGCTGGCGCGGACCGGTTTGCGCTAG
- a CDS encoding SAM-dependent methyltransferase — MDIPRIFNITESAHRIHNPYTPEKLATLGAALRLEPGTRILDLGSGSGEMLCTWARDYGIIGTGIDMSRLFTEQAKLRAAELGVADRVAFIHDNAAGYVSDEKVNVAACVGATWIAGGVAGTIELLARSLCTGGVILIGEPYWRQLPPTEEVAKGCLATAIADFLLLPELLESFSRLGYDVVEMVLADQDGWDRYEAAKWLTMRRWLAANPDDELVKEVRAQLTSEPVRYARYTRDYLGWGVFALMPR; from the coding sequence GTGGACATCCCACGGATCTTCAACATCACTGAAAGTGCTCACCGCATCCATAACCCATACACACCCGAAAAACTCGCCACGCTCGGCGCGGCGCTGCGTCTGGAACCCGGAACCAGGATACTTGACCTGGGCAGCGGTTCGGGGGAGATGCTGTGCACCTGGGCACGGGATTACGGTATCATCGGCACCGGCATCGATATGAGCCGGTTGTTTACCGAGCAGGCGAAACTCCGCGCTGCAGAACTCGGCGTTGCCGACCGGGTCGCATTCATCCATGACAATGCTGCCGGTTATGTCTCGGATGAGAAGGTCAATGTGGCAGCCTGTGTCGGTGCCACCTGGATCGCCGGGGGCGTTGCCGGTACGATCGAACTTCTGGCGCGGAGCCTTTGCACCGGTGGGGTCATCCTGATCGGTGAGCCCTACTGGCGGCAGTTGCCGCCGACTGAAGAGGTTGCCAAGGGGTGTCTTGCCACTGCAATCGCCGACTTTCTCCTGCTTCCGGAACTGCTTGAGTCTTTTAGCCGCCTTGGCTACGATGTCGTTGAAATGGTGCTGGCTGACCAGGACGGCTGGGACAGGTACGAGGCGGCCAAATGGCTCACCATGCGCCGATGGCTTGCAGCCAATCCCGATGACGAGTTAGTCAAAGAGGTGCGGGCTCAACTGACCTCGGAGCCTGTGCGTTACGCCAGGTACACCCGTGACTACCTGGGCTGGGGTGTGTTTGCGCTGATGCCGCGGTGA
- a CDS encoding Nramp family divalent metal transporter, with product MNWLSHIGKQASRLASLELFRYIGPGFFVTVGFIDPGNWVTNVAAGSQFGYQLLWVVTLSTVILIVVQHNAAHLGIVTGLCLSEAASKFFKPWLRVLMLGSAMVACVATALAELLGAAIGLNMLTGLPLLLGALCSALFSAWMLFSKNYQRLEKWIMGFVSLIGLAFVFEIWLADVSWVQTFTGWVTPSFPVGALPVIMGVLGAVVMPHNIFLHSEVIQSRQWNVHGDDVIRKQLKYEFLDTLTGMGAGWAINSAMIIMAAAVFFKGGIVVNELPQVTITLAPVFGKASAVVFALGLLFAGLSSSVTAAMAGGSVFAGIFSEPFDINDPHSRVGLGITLVGALAVIMLLADPFKGILWSQIALSLQLPLTIIPLILLTSSKAVMGSYANKPYGAAVLWITGLVVIGLNLALLIDMAR from the coding sequence ATGAACTGGCTCTCCCACATCGGCAAACAGGCCTCGCGCCTGGCCTCACTGGAGCTGTTCCGCTACATCGGCCCCGGCTTCTTTGTCACCGTCGGTTTCATTGACCCCGGCAACTGGGTCACCAACGTGGCTGCCGGTTCGCAATTCGGCTACCAACTGCTCTGGGTGGTGACCCTCTCCACGGTGATCCTGATCGTTGTTCAGCACAACGCCGCCCACCTGGGGATTGTCACCGGCCTCTGCCTTTCCGAGGCGGCCTCAAAATTCTTCAAACCATGGTTGAGGGTGCTCATGCTGGGAAGTGCCATGGTCGCCTGTGTTGCCACCGCGCTGGCAGAACTGCTGGGGGCCGCCATCGGCCTGAATATGCTGACCGGCCTGCCGCTGCTGCTTGGCGCGCTCTGTTCGGCTCTGTTTTCAGCCTGGATGCTCTTCTCCAAAAACTATCAACGGCTTGAAAAATGGATCATGGGGTTTGTCTCCCTGATCGGCCTGGCCTTTGTCTTTGAAATCTGGCTGGCCGACGTCTCCTGGGTCCAGACCTTTACCGGCTGGGTAACGCCGAGCTTTCCCGTTGGGGCGCTGCCGGTCATCATGGGGGTGCTGGGGGCGGTTGTCATGCCCCACAACATCTTCCTGCATTCAGAGGTGATCCAGAGCCGTCAGTGGAACGTGCATGGCGATGATGTGATCAGGAAACAGCTGAAGTACGAGTTTCTGGACACACTGACCGGCATGGGGGCCGGCTGGGCCATCAACAGCGCCATGATTATCATGGCCGCCGCCGTATTCTTCAAAGGGGGCATCGTGGTCAACGAACTCCCCCAGGTCACCATCACTCTGGCACCGGTCTTCGGCAAGGCCTCAGCGGTGGTCTTTGCACTGGGTCTGCTCTTTGCCGGGCTTTCATCGTCAGTCACCGCCGCCATGGCGGGCGGGAGCGTCTTTGCCGGCATCTTCAGTGAGCCGTTCGATATCAATGATCCCCATTCCCGGGTTGGCCTGGGTATCACGCTGGTCGGAGCGCTGGCGGTCATCATGCTGTTGGCTGATCCCTTCAAGGGGATCCTCTGGAGCCAGATCGCCCTCTCGCTGCAACTCCCGCTTACCATCATCCCGCTGATCCTGCTGACCTCGTCAAAAGCGGTCATGGGGAGCTATGCCAACAAACCCTACGGTGCCGCCGTACTCTGGATCACCGGCCTGGTTGTCATCGGCCTTAACCTGGCGCTGTTGATCGATATGGCGCGGTAA
- a CDS encoding FHA domain-containing protein: protein MTAGQPHRIVPDMTALTLPIGTIQATTTTYSRETMVEQLKGLSGSSFTGYLAITSNDRLFLLFIFQGAPYSAGLAVGEKTTPLTITNFCAQIATLHDGSGTISLHETDPVLLKCLLVFIQDEPAAKGPVNLINLEGMVRQIQANAADALVILEKEGCCNFFFFLDGSKTAAYWSDGLTQGQDGLSVDEQMLLYAYQETTVPVNAAIYQTLNTMQSKDSSNISLEGLVRLFAAVEDTEQTIAPGKLTVQHHDQLRLKVLEGTQAGSELGGSLPCVLGRKDADIIINDPMVSKRHAAIQIINGKLLLIDLHSTNGTTLNNEPITQRELKQGDRIGIGQTVLLVSSLNLS from the coding sequence TTGACAGCAGGACAACCCCACCGTATAGTTCCGGACATGACAGCCCTGACCCTGCCCATAGGAACGATTCAAGCGACAACAACAACCTACAGCCGTGAAACCATGGTTGAGCAGTTGAAAGGTCTGTCAGGTTCCTCGTTCACCGGCTACCTTGCCATTACCAGCAATGACCGTCTTTTCCTGCTGTTCATCTTCCAGGGCGCACCTTACTCGGCCGGACTTGCCGTTGGCGAAAAAACGACCCCGCTGACCATCACCAATTTCTGTGCCCAGATAGCCACTCTCCATGATGGTAGCGGGACCATCTCCCTGCACGAAACCGATCCGGTGCTGCTGAAGTGCCTGTTGGTCTTTATTCAGGATGAGCCGGCGGCCAAGGGGCCGGTCAACCTGATCAATCTGGAGGGGATGGTACGCCAGATCCAGGCTAATGCTGCTGATGCCCTGGTGATTCTGGAAAAGGAAGGCTGCTGCAATTTTTTCTTCTTCCTGGATGGCAGCAAGACCGCTGCCTACTGGTCGGACGGACTGACACAGGGCCAGGACGGCCTGTCAGTGGATGAGCAGATGTTGCTGTACGCCTATCAGGAAACAACCGTTCCGGTCAACGCCGCCATCTACCAGACCCTTAACACCATGCAGTCCAAAGACTCTTCCAATATCTCGCTGGAGGGGCTGGTACGCTTGTTTGCTGCAGTCGAAGATACCGAACAGACCATCGCCCCCGGCAAGCTGACCGTTCAGCACCATGACCAGCTGCGGCTGAAGGTGCTTGAAGGAACCCAGGCAGGCAGTGAACTGGGCGGTTCACTCCCCTGCGTGCTGGGCAGAAAAGATGCCGACATCATCATCAACGACCCGATGGTCTCCAAACGCCACGCTGCCATCCAGATCATCAACGGCAAACTGCTGCTGATCGACCTGCACAGCACCAACGGCACCACCCTCAACAACGAACCGATTACCCAGCGGGAGCTGAAGCAGGGGGACCGGATCGGCATCGGTCAGACCGTACTGCTGGTAAGTTCTCTCAACCTTTCGTAA
- a CDS encoding penicillin-insensitive murein endopeptidase: protein MNKLIHALILMVIAGTAGAAEREQSVCYGTTAKGRLEKAWQLPGSGNNFTVYSRAGVAAGRNYVHSSVYAVVLDAYQSLQQNFPDKRYVYGETGRERGGLFRPHKTHQNGLSVDFFVPVVDQGGRSVPLPITPLNKLGYDIEFSKDGRFQQYKIDFEAMAAHLLALKKAADLNGVKIWRVIFDNDLQALLFRTSQGKELRAQLLFSKKKPWVRHDEHYHVDFIVPCKE from the coding sequence ATGAATAAGCTGATCCATGCACTTATTCTTATGGTAATTGCCGGGACTGCCGGTGCCGCTGAACGTGAGCAGAGCGTCTGTTACGGAACAACGGCAAAAGGGCGGCTTGAAAAGGCATGGCAACTGCCGGGCTCCGGGAACAACTTTACCGTTTACAGCCGTGCCGGAGTTGCTGCGGGCCGGAATTATGTACACAGCTCGGTATATGCGGTTGTGCTTGATGCCTACCAATCCCTGCAACAGAATTTTCCTGATAAAAGGTATGTCTACGGCGAAACGGGCCGGGAGCGTGGCGGGCTGTTCCGCCCGCACAAAACTCATCAAAACGGACTTTCTGTGGATTTCTTTGTCCCTGTTGTTGATCAAGGCGGAAGATCAGTTCCGCTTCCGATAACCCCTTTGAACAAGCTTGGTTACGATATCGAGTTCTCAAAGGATGGACGGTTTCAGCAGTACAAAATTGATTTTGAAGCTATGGCAGCACACCTGCTCGCCCTGAAAAAGGCTGCCGATCTCAATGGGGTGAAGATATGGCGTGTGATTTTCGATAACGATCTGCAAGCGCTTTTGTTTCGGACATCACAAGGAAAAGAGCTTCGGGCGCAACTGCTGTTTTCAAAGAAAAAACCTTGGGTGCGGCATGATGAACACTACCATGTTGATTTTATCGTGCCTTGCAAGGAGTAG
- a CDS encoding CHASE2 domain-containing serine/threonine-protein kinase → MKMPRIRHAPLLVAGIITLLMLLATLLQWYPLQLLEYKSYDLRARLRARKPVAPIVVVAIDDASIERLGRWPWPRGYMAELTAQIASYEPALIGTNILYTEADKNSGLEEIKALRESVSKLGGSPAVLEAISQSEQRLDNDALLAASLASTNKVILPLFFTLGEQAGNPDPNLADYLKKSSKEQAGPAGLQQARELAAPIPAFADKALSLGHINILPDSDGTVRRESLLVYYRGRLFPSFALQSVLTYLRIPPKDLQISGGRLSAGRLSIPVDERGQMLLSYNGGFGSFPTYSFFDVAAGSVKPELFKDKIVLIGPVATGIAGFAVTPFQSTYPGIEVVATAIENLLNNNVIARPAWARWAELAAMLLFGLFLALAMPRLKAGLSAGIAAGLLLIWNGAAVWLFAGQGIWLGMVGPTLLLAIGYTALVSMRYRMTEQRNELVESDSIETNKMLGLSFQGQGLLDLAFEKFRKCPIEDDTIKDLLYNLALDFERKRMFNKSAAVYEHILTAGDYKDIKERIATMKVAGETMIFGGGGRREGTIIAGPGGVTVSAPTIGRYEIQKELGRGAMGVVYLGKDPKINRLVAIKTVRFEEVDPDLLEETKKRFFREAEAAGTLNHPNIVTIYDVGEEEDLAYVAMELLEGSDLTPYIKKEKLLPAKTLLKIIGSVAEGLAFAHEKGIVHRDIKPANIMLLKDGTVKIADFGIARITTSSATQTGTVLGTPSYMSPEQVAGQKVDGRSDLFSLGVAMYELLCGQKPFSGDSIAALMYAIANKPPLLITQIDPNIPQCCAYIAHRLITKDLTKRYQNAREVVEHVKMCLQKLG, encoded by the coding sequence ATGAAGATGCCCAGAATACGACATGCACCGCTGCTGGTGGCCGGGATCATTACCCTGCTGATGCTGCTGGCAACACTGCTGCAGTGGTATCCGCTGCAGCTGCTTGAGTACAAGAGCTACGACCTGCGGGCCAGGTTGCGGGCCAGGAAGCCGGTTGCGCCGATAGTGGTGGTGGCCATTGATGATGCCAGTATTGAACGGCTGGGGCGCTGGCCCTGGCCCCGGGGCTATATGGCGGAGTTGACCGCCCAGATCGCCTCCTATGAACCGGCCCTGATCGGTACCAACATCCTCTACACCGAGGCGGATAAAAATTCAGGCCTGGAAGAGATCAAGGCGCTGCGGGAGTCGGTCAGCAAGCTGGGGGGCAGTCCGGCAGTGCTGGAGGCGATCAGCCAGTCTGAGCAAAGACTGGATAATGATGCCCTGCTGGCTGCCTCACTGGCCAGTACCAACAAGGTGATCCTGCCGCTGTTCTTTACCCTGGGCGAACAGGCCGGCAACCCTGATCCCAACCTGGCTGACTATCTCAAAAAGTCTTCAAAGGAGCAGGCCGGTCCGGCCGGTCTGCAACAGGCCCGTGAGCTGGCAGCGCCGATCCCGGCCTTTGCCGACAAGGCCCTTTCCCTGGGGCATATCAACATCCTGCCGGACAGCGACGGCACAGTGCGGCGCGAGTCGCTGCTGGTCTATTACCGCGGGCGCCTGTTTCCCTCCTTTGCCCTGCAGTCGGTCCTGACCTATCTGCGGATACCCCCCAAAGATCTGCAGATCTCCGGCGGCCGGTTGTCAGCCGGACGGCTTTCGATCCCGGTGGATGAACGGGGCCAGATGCTGCTCAGCTACAACGGCGGGTTCGGCAGCTTCCCCACCTATTCCTTCTTTGATGTGGCTGCAGGCAGCGTCAAACCGGAGCTGTTCAAGGACAAGATTGTCCTGATCGGTCCGGTGGCCACCGGCATTGCCGGGTTTGCCGTGACCCCTTTCCAATCCACCTATCCCGGTATTGAGGTGGTTGCCACTGCCATTGAAAACCTGCTGAACAACAACGTGATTGCCCGTCCGGCCTGGGCACGCTGGGCCGAGTTGGCAGCGATGCTGTTGTTCGGCCTGTTCCTGGCGCTGGCCATGCCCCGGCTGAAGGCCGGTCTAAGCGCAGGTATCGCCGCAGGTCTGCTGTTGATCTGGAACGGTGCGGCGGTCTGGCTGTTTGCAGGGCAGGGGATCTGGCTGGGCATGGTGGGGCCGACCCTGTTGCTGGCCATCGGTTACACGGCACTGGTCTCCATGCGCTACCGGATGACGGAGCAGCGCAACGAGCTGGTGGAGAGCGACAGTATCGAGACCAACAAGATGCTGGGGCTGTCGTTCCAGGGGCAGGGGTTGCTGGATCTGGCCTTTGAGAAGTTTCGCAAGTGCCCGATTGAAGACGATACCATCAAGGATCTGCTCTACAATCTGGCCCTTGATTTTGAACGCAAGCGGATGTTCAACAAATCTGCTGCCGTGTATGAGCATATCCTGACCGCCGGTGATTACAAGGATATCAAGGAGCGGATCGCCACCATGAAGGTGGCGGGCGAGACCATGATCTTTGGCGGCGGCGGGCGGCGTGAAGGCACGATCATTGCCGGTCCCGGCGGGGTGACTGTCTCGGCTCCGACCATCGGGCGCTATGAGATTCAGAAGGAGCTTGGCCGTGGCGCCATGGGGGTGGTTTATCTGGGCAAAGATCCCAAGATCAACCGGCTGGTGGCGATCAAGACGGTACGCTTTGAAGAGGTGGACCCGGACCTGCTGGAGGAGACCAAGAAGCGCTTCTTCCGCGAGGCCGAGGCGGCCGGTACCCTCAATCACCCCAATATCGTCACGATTTATGATGTTGGCGAGGAGGAGGATTTGGCCTATGTGGCGATGGAGCTGCTGGAAGGGTCTGACCTGACCCCCTATATCAAGAAGGAAAAGCTGCTGCCGGCCAAGACCCTGCTGAAGATCATCGGCAGCGTGGCCGAGGGGCTGGCCTTTGCCCATGAGAAGGGGATCGTGCACCGCGACATCAAACCGGCCAACATCATGCTTTTGAAGGACGGCACGGTCAAGATCGCCGACTTCGGCATCGCCCGTATCACCACCTCGTCAGCCACCCAGACCGGTACCGTGCTGGGTACCCCCAGCTACATGTCGCCGGAACAGGTGGCCGGCCAGAAGGTGGATGGCCGCTCCGACCTCTTCTCGCTGGGGGTGGCGATGTACGAACTGCTCTGCGGCCAGAAACCATTCAGCGGTGACAGTATTGCGGCGCTGATGTACGCCATTGCCAACAAGCCGCCGCTGTTGATTACCCAGATCGATCCGAATATCCCGCAGTGCTGCGCCTATATTGCCCACCGCCTGATCACCAAGGATCTGACCAAGCGCTACCAGAACGCACGGGAAGTGGTGGAGCATGTCAAGATGTGCCTGCAGAAATTGGGGTAA
- a CDS encoding deoxyguanosinetriphosphate triphosphohydrolase, with protein MFDYNERPDLAPFACTSAASKGRKYPEESSDPRPMFERDRDRVIHCAAFRRLEYKTQVFLNHEGDYYRTRLTHSLEVAQIGKAVALRLRLNSDLTEALALAHDLGHTPFGHTGEEVLNQLMQGYGGFEHNYQSFRVVNELEERYAEFDGLNLSWEVREGILKHSSPHDVPTRILDEFLPGVVPSIEGQLINYADEIAYNNHDIDDGIKSGYLTLDQLKEVELWQRMVSRVRERYPAIDDKRLVARTVSALIGMQITDICETTWANIQQYGINSLDDLRRVNRVLVHFSPQVEQENMALKKFLKEKLYRHHKVDKMRVKAEHVLSKLFEAYLKRPNLLPPKYHRRIEQNGVERTVADYLAGMTDRYALDDYKTLFETFERV; from the coding sequence ATGTTTGATTATAATGAACGTCCTGATCTGGCCCCTTTTGCCTGCACCAGTGCTGCTTCCAAAGGGCGCAAGTATCCTGAAGAATCCTCTGATCCCCGCCCCATGTTTGAGCGTGACCGTGACCGGGTCATCCACTGTGCCGCTTTCCGCCGCCTGGAGTACAAGACCCAGGTCTTCCTGAATCACGAAGGGGACTACTACCGCACCCGCCTGACCCATTCACTGGAGGTGGCCCAGATCGGCAAGGCGGTTGCCCTGCGGCTGCGTCTGAATAGCGACCTGACCGAGGCGCTGGCCCTGGCCCATGACCTGGGGCATACCCCCTTCGGCCATACCGGTGAAGAGGTGTTGAACCAGCTGATGCAGGGCTACGGGGGATTTGAGCACAACTATCAGTCCTTCCGGGTGGTGAATGAACTGGAAGAACGCTATGCCGAATTTGATGGCCTGAACCTTTCCTGGGAGGTGCGGGAAGGGATCCTGAAACACTCCTCGCCCCATGATGTGCCCACCAGGATTCTGGACGAGTTCCTGCCCGGCGTAGTCCCCTCCATTGAGGGGCAGTTGATCAACTATGCCGATGAGATCGCCTATAACAACCACGATATTGATGACGGTATCAAATCCGGCTACCTGACCCTGGACCAGCTGAAAGAGGTTGAGCTGTGGCAGCGGATGGTCAGCCGGGTACGGGAACGCTATCCGGCCATTGATGACAAGCGGCTGGTGGCCCGTACGGTCAGCGCCCTGATTGGCATGCAGATCACCGATATCTGTGAGACCACCTGGGCCAACATCCAGCAGTACGGCATCAACAGCCTGGATGACCTGCGCCGGGTCAACCGGGTACTGGTCCATTTCAGTCCCCAGGTTGAACAGGAAAACATGGCCCTGAAGAAGTTCCTGAAGGAGAAGCTCTACCGCCACCACAAGGTAGACAAGATGCGGGTCAAGGCCGAGCATGTCTTAAGCAAGCTGTTTGAAGCCTACCTGAAACGGCCCAACCTGCTGCCACCCAAGTACCACCGCCGGATAGAGCAGAACGGTGTGGAACGGACCGTGGCGGATTACCTGGCCGGCATGACCGACCGCTATGCGCTGGATGATTACAAGACGTTGTTCGAGACCTTTGAGCGGGTGTAG
- a CDS encoding Stp1/IreP family PP2C-type Ser/Thr phosphatase has translation MELTAFGQTDVGQVRPHNEDSILLEPSLQLYAVADGMGGHKGGEFASRICLDTLRDYLQMAARGHAPLVGEADTAHSEAANLLGSAVRFANRAVFEAAFSKPEWRGMGTTIVALTVADNRVAIAHVGDSRAYLLRQGVFRQLTEDHSWIEEQVRAGLMSRDEALFAKGRNVLTRAIGQEETVQVDLDELELQAGDALLLCSDGLFGMVADEEIAALIGVARNPEEACRELVACANGRGGRDNISVILLTAGEEKGLLAGMKRLFTKG, from the coding sequence ATGGAACTAACCGCCTTTGGACAGACCGACGTGGGTCAGGTGCGCCCCCATAACGAAGACTCGATCCTGTTGGAGCCTTCCCTGCAGCTGTATGCCGTGGCCGACGGCATGGGGGGACACAAGGGGGGCGAATTTGCCAGCCGGATCTGCCTGGACACCCTGCGGGACTACCTGCAGATGGCAGCCAGGGGGCATGCGCCGTTGGTGGGTGAGGCGGATACCGCCCATTCAGAGGCAGCCAACCTGCTGGGCTCTGCGGTCCGTTTTGCCAACCGGGCGGTATTTGAGGCGGCGTTTTCCAAGCCGGAGTGGCGCGGCATGGGCACGACCATCGTGGCCCTGACCGTTGCAGACAACAGGGTGGCGATCGCCCATGTGGGGGACAGCCGGGCCTATCTCCTGCGTCAGGGCGTATTCCGGCAGCTGACCGAGGACCATTCCTGGATCGAAGAGCAGGTGCGGGCCGGACTGATGAGCCGTGATGAGGCGCTGTTTGCCAAGGGGCGCAACGTCCTGACACGGGCCATCGGGCAGGAGGAAACGGTGCAGGTGGATCTGGATGAACTGGAGCTGCAGGCGGGAGACGCCCTGCTACTCTGCTCCGATGGTCTGTTCGGCATGGTGGCGGATGAGGAGATTGCTGCGTTGATCGGGGTGGCCAGGAACCCTGAGGAGGCCTGCCGGGAGCTGGTGGCCTGTGCCAATGGCCGTGGCGGACGTGACAATATCTCGGTCATCCTGCTGACTGCCGGAGAGGAAAAGGGGCTGCTGGCCGGGATGAAACGCCTGTTTACGAAAGGTTGA
- the yfbR gene encoding 5'-deoxynucleotidase produces the protein MKPTAPTDRHDFFAFLARMQYINRWGLMRNTQPENIKEHSLDVAMLAHALVVIRNTFYGGTLDPNQAAMYGIFHDASEIFTGDMPTPVKHFNPHFKKSFHQLEDRARRKLLAMLPPELSQVYEPLFFFEEQDEQYKPVIKAADKIAALIKCLEEEKSGNLEFKRAGQEHLENLRKSPLPEVIYFLDHFLPGYRLSLDELYLG, from the coding sequence ATGAAACCAACCGCACCAACCGACCGTCATGACTTTTTCGCCTTTCTGGCCCGGATGCAGTACATCAACCGCTGGGGGCTGATGCGCAATACCCAGCCGGAGAACATCAAGGAACACTCCCTGGATGTGGCCATGCTGGCCCATGCCCTGGTGGTGATCCGCAATACCTTTTACGGCGGTACGCTGGACCCGAATCAGGCAGCCATGTACGGTATCTTCCACGATGCCAGCGAGATCTTTACCGGCGACATGCCAACACCGGTGAAGCATTTTAATCCCCATTTCAAGAAGTCGTTCCACCAGCTTGAGGACCGCGCCCGCCGGAAGCTTTTGGCCATGCTGCCGCCGGAGCTGTCACAGGTCTACGAGCCGCTGTTCTTTTTTGAGGAGCAGGATGAGCAGTACAAGCCGGTCATCAAGGCGGCCGACAAGATTGCGGCCCTGATCAAGTGTCTGGAAGAGGAAAAGTCAGGCAATCTGGAGTTCAAGCGGGCAGGGCAGGAACATCTGGAAAACCTGCGCAAGAGTCCCTTGCCTGAGGTCATCTATTTTCTGGACCATTTCCTGCCGGGATACCGGCTGTCTCTGGATGAACTGTATCTGGGGTAG
- a CDS encoding YkgJ family cysteine cluster protein, translating to MADKAIQLHQVENRLFRLATDLLATVRDTAGFAATMSAYTDLAEQLAGHKTVACKAGCFHCCVLNVSVLLPEAVAIAGWLSLHCSGAGCDAQLQRLQSHALRVRWMEDSERIHRQTLCPFVDAQGSCSVYPVRPLVCRAVTSLDKADCLTALDPNQSEDGHGVPMDTTRRMVMDAAFCALARAMNQQPMMSRSIELSNGVTAFLTDPGLVAALISGANLPDSLWD from the coding sequence ATGGCTGACAAAGCGATACAACTGCATCAGGTGGAGAACCGGCTGTTTCGGCTGGCAACGGATCTGCTGGCAACGGTCCGCGATACCGCCGGTTTTGCAGCCACCATGTCGGCCTATACCGACCTGGCTGAGCAGCTGGCCGGGCATAAAACGGTTGCCTGCAAGGCCGGTTGTTTTCACTGCTGTGTCCTGAATGTGTCGGTGCTGCTGCCTGAGGCGGTTGCCATTGCCGGCTGGCTTTCCCTGCACTGTTCCGGTGCCGGGTGTGATGCCCAGCTGCAGCGTCTGCAGTCCCATGCGCTGCGTGTGCGCTGGATGGAGGACAGTGAGCGGATACACCGCCAGACCCTTTGCCCGTTTGTTGATGCCCAGGGGAGCTGCAGTGTCTATCCGGTGCGCCCCCTGGTCTGCCGTGCGGTGACCTCGCTGGATAAAGCGGACTGTCTGACCGCCCTTGATCCCAATCAGTCTGAAGACGGCCATGGCGTCCCGATGGACACCACGCGCCGGATGGTCATGGATGCCGCATTCTGTGCCCTGGCGCGGGCAATGAATCAGCAGCCGATGATGAGCCGCAGCATAGAACTGAGCAATGGTGTGACCGCCTTCCTGACAGACCCCGGCCTGGTGGCCGCGCTGATTTCCGGTGCGAATCTGCCGGACAGCCTGTGGGATTAG